In Thiovibrio frasassiensis, one DNA window encodes the following:
- a CDS encoding cytochrome c biogenesis CcdA family protein, protein MDALFLLVNEWMGAGLALAALGCFLWGMISVLLSPCHLASIPLVVAYVGGQEQLIKGRQAVHYAVLFSTGLFLTIVLVGVICALLGRMLGDVGPYWTMAVGVILLWVSGDMLGIAKCSVPSGLMAKLKVRGAWGAFVLGLAYGVLSGSCTFGFIAPILAIITVQQQVLTGVLFILLFAVGHCLPIAVAGSSTATVKRLLASSSFGQASGWFRRGAGILIGGLGVYFLLRPFW, encoded by the coding sequence ATGGACGCCCTTTTTCTCCTGGTCAATGAATGGATGGGCGCGGGCCTCGCCCTGGCCGCCCTGGGCTGTTTTCTCTGGGGCATGATCAGCGTCTTGCTCAGCCCCTGCCACCTGGCCTCCATCCCTCTGGTGGTGGCCTATGTGGGCGGACAGGAGCAACTGATCAAGGGCAGGCAGGCCGTGCACTATGCGGTGCTGTTCAGCACCGGCCTTTTCCTGACCATCGTCCTGGTGGGGGTGATCTGCGCCCTGCTCGGCAGGATGCTGGGCGACGTGGGGCCGTACTGGACCATGGCCGTGGGGGTGATTCTGCTCTGGGTGTCCGGCGACATGCTGGGCATTGCCAAGTGCTCCGTGCCAAGCGGGCTCATGGCAAAATTAAAAGTACGGGGGGCGTGGGGCGCCTTTGTCTTGGGGCTTGCCTACGGCGTGCTCTCCGGCTCCTGCACCTTCGGCTTCATCGCCCCCATCCTGGCCATCATCACGGTGCAGCAGCAGGTGCTGACCGGGGTATTGTTCATCCTTCTGTTTGCCGTGGGCCATTGCCTGCCCATTGCCGTGGCCGGCAGTTCAACCGCCACGGTGAAACGGCTGCTGGCCAGCTCTTCCTTCGGCCAGGCCAGCGGATGGTTCCGCAGGGGGGCCGGAATATTGATCGGTGGGCTTGGGGTTTATTTTCTGCTCAGGCCTTTCTGGTAG